Genomic DNA from Bartonella alsatica:
CCGCCAAAACATCGTACCCATACCGTTTTAGTCTTGCCAAAACATCCGCTTTTTCCGGCAAACTCTTACAGAATTGCTTTTGGTAGTGATCCTTTAATTCATCATCATACCATGCCCCTATACCAGCTTTATAAAGCTCTTTCCACGGGAAAGCTGCACCTGGATCACTTTTTCTCCCAATAGCAATATCACTATGCCCGACAACATCGGTTGGCATAATATCTGGATACCGTTGGAGGACATTTAACGCAAGTTCTTTAACCGCCTCAATTTGTATTGGATTATATGGAGGAAATGTAAATGCATCATTATTATAGGTCACTAAATCGACTGACCCAAGTTCAACAGCTTTATCATTTAAATCACTGTTCTCAGATAGTAAGTGAACACCAAAACGTTTACTCTCATTTTTATCGACTGGATTAAAATCATGCTTATCCTTAAATCCAGCCTCAAGATATGTTTCTTTAAAAGAATCAGTATGGCCAGTTGCTAAATTAACTATTTCAATTCCAATAGATGTATCATTTAGATTACTGCGCCCAGCCCATGAGCTAACACCAGCATGCCATGCACGCTCGTTTTCATCAACAAGATTAAAGATACGCATATCCTTAAACCCTGCTTCAACATACGTTTTTTCTGAAGGGTCAGGCACAAGATAATGAGCACTTACTGCTGATCCTGTCAGCGCTATGATTGAATCCTTAAAGTTAATAGAAGTATAATGCATTACAAGGAACCGAACACGACGATTAAAGCTTTTGACAGAACGATAACTATTATAATCAATTTGATACATAGAAAAATTCTCCCTTTCTATTTAATGGGCTTGCACCATCTCAAATTACAACAGATCACATTCAAAACTAGCCTTAGCATCATTCGAGAATAGCATTTACACTGCCAAGTCGAACATTCATAAAATATCAAAACTACCACTAAAACAAGAACTCACTCTCCACACCTCCTCCAATAAACAATAAAGTGATTGCGAGAATACCAAAAAGCCCTCCTCTATTTATTTGCTCAAGCAAATATCCGAGAAATTGTTCATTAAAAAACAAACAAAAGCGTTGTAAAAACCACTTATTGATATTTGTTATGTATACGATAAAGTCCTTTCTGTTACAGATCTGAAATAACTACAATCACAATTTCAAAAGTTAGTATGCATGAATAGTCGAATCCACCTAGACTAGAACACACCTAACCTATAGCAAACCACTTTTAAAAAAACTTTGCGGCAATTTATTGATGAAAAAGTGATTAAACCATATGCGCAACTAATCTTTCAATAACGTCTTTTTGAATAGAATTCAAAGGATCTTTCATAAATATAACAGAAGTAATGAAAATCCTCTCTTGTTTTTTAATAAACAATTCTATTTCCCCTTCTCACAACCTTTCAAATATTCCTCTTCACCTTCAAAATAACATATTTGAAAAATTATTGTTTTCAAAAACAAAACTTTGAGAACAATAATTTTCTGCATGTTTAAAAACCTTGAGATATATAAAAATCATCCAAAAGAAAATTAATTTTCCGATTTTTACGTTCTCGCAAAGGATCATTTCCTTTCCTACGTTTTCAAATATCTTTTTAATATTAACCGAACCGCATATTTCTGTACAACCACACTTAAAAGCGGTCATGTATAAGGAAAAGTAATACGATAATTGCCATAATCTTTTATCCTTAAAGTTATAATGGCATATTCAAAACTTTCTTGCTGATTTTCTAATATCTCCAAAGAAGGAAATAAGCTGATTTTGGCTTCAAATTATGGAAATATATTTTGTATTTTTTTCTGTTGGTTGAAAAATTTTAAAAGGTATAAGATATTCGCAAACCAATGAAATTCTAAGCGCCGCTAATTTTCACGAACTGTGGTAATCTCCACTTCCATAAAATATGGACAAAAATAATGGTCATTCAAATTGTGAGATTAAATGCTGGACTAAAGATGCCGATGACTCCCCAACCAATTGCATACGCAACATAAGTACTTTTCTATAAAAATGCCGTTCACATGCCTCATTTTCAAGATGACAATTAAATCAATTGCATAATTATACTTTTATAAACTCTAATCAAAATCATCTCATATTGAGGATGTGACACAGCCAAATGCTTGTGTTTACCTCGTTCTAAATAAACTTCTAAAAGCGAAAAAACTTGCGTAGGAGAACCAGACAATGCCATAAAAGAGGTAAAAAAACCAGGTGTCGTGCCCATAGGATCATCAAGCATTTTTACTGTTTCAGGAAACAACGCTTGGTGTGCATTACTAGCTAAAATAAAACCTAATCGTTGTAATTGGCTTTTTATTACTTGCCAAACAACTTGATGATGAACTAAGGATTGCTGTACAGCTTAAGCAATTACAACCACGTGTATGTCATCAGATTAGTCCTAATCCCCCACTGATAATGATGAGATCTTCTTGCCCAAGACAAACAATCACTGCCTCACTAATTTTCTGCAATTGATCGGTTCAAATAAGCGTGTCACTAAGCAATCTTGCTTTCCACATTTGCACTAATACAAGTTCTAATACGTCATCACCCCAGCAGCAAGATCAAGAAGAATATCGTAAAACATATTTTCAGCAACAATCACATTAAAACACTTTGATTTTGTTACAATCCATAGATCAGCTGCATTAACATCATGAATTTTTGCTTCAATTTCTGGATAATCTTGCACAACTTTCTCAAAAATTTCCTAAGCAAACTGATCACTTTCGCGCGTAACATTTAGCCTATCAGTAAAAATAACCCGCTTGAAACTATGAAAAAATATATTCAATAACCATCTAAACTAAAATATATCTGTAAGCACACCGTCTATGAAGCCTCTTCAAAACTATATTTTTCTAGATTAAGATGTTTTAACCATTGTTGCCGTTGCAGGAATTACACCGAAAAAACCTAACTTTGCATAGAGACCTTCGCTATTCTCTTTGAGAACATAAAATAAAAAGTCTTCTCACAATAAAAATGTATTTTATAGGATATATATTCGCAAACAAGCCTAACTTTTGGTGAAGCTGAATAATAGGCAAAACATAAGCAAGTTGCTGCTCCCTTAAATGTAGAGTGAGTTCTTTTAAAACAGTTTTTTTCCTTTACTGCTTACAGAACCAAGTAAAAAAGCACCACTCTCAATAATTTTTGCCAAGTTATTTGAGGAACAAAACCTTCTTTCTATTCCGAACATTTTCAACCAATAACACCACAGGTTAATTCAATCGGTAATCGGAATTACCCTAATAAGGTCACCAGTGCAGTATCACAGACTTCTAGTCCTATCCCATCACCGAGCAATCTAAGAACTTTCTTTTTCATAACTCACTCAGCCACTTATCAATAATTGCATTCGTCATAACAGGATTATCATCCCACAAACGTGTACCGGCACCAGAAATGATCTTATATTCATGATTTATACAATAACTTCTCGTTTGATTATCTATAGTTGCAAGTTGCGACTTTTCACCCACCAAAGCTAAAAACTTTCCAGTGTACTTGATAATCTCATTTCTAGCATCCATTCCTAACAAGAACTTAAACCCTCTTGACATACGTTCAATTGCCACACTTTTTTGCGTATCAGGAATCTTCAATAAGGCTCTTTTTTTCATAACTCCACGTGGATTTGAATTCATAAAAGCATTGAGTGTTTCTAAAGCTCCTGACAAATCTTTATTTTTCAAAAAATTAAGAACATATCCAAGCCGCCGTTGCAAAAGCTTATCTGGATAGCCTGGCGCATTCACAGCAAGCACAGCTTGAACATTTGGAAGTCGTGCAGCTAAGATTTGTACTAACATTCCACCCATAGAAAATCCCACAAGAACTGAAGGCTCTTTAAAATGTCTTTCAAGCTTCTCTGTAATAACAGGCAAAATTGCTATAGCAGAGTTATTATAAAAATTAGAGTTAATGGAAAAAAGAGATAATGTATCGAGTATAGTAATTTGGAATCCTCTTGCCACACATAATTTTGTAAATGAGGAACAAAAAACGCCATGATCCCAAATTGGTATCACAGGAGAAAGAATAACAACATTAAGGCTCACTTATTTATTCCCCACACCGCTTGTGCAAAAATATAGATTATAGCAGCAACTTTTCTCCTGAATATAACTACTAAAACGTAAACATTTCATATCACGCATAAACTCCGCACCATAACATATATTCAATGCAATCAGCCACAACAGCTTCTATTAAAGTAAAATAACACCGAAACGTTTATATATGATGCTCTCTTTTTTATCTCTCACTCAGTCCATTTCCAAACGCATAAAATCATACGCTTTACAGATATAAATCATAAAACCCAGTAAACAGCAGCTAGCCAATAAAGCGGCCATAGTCTGTGGATTGTGCTCAGACATCTTCCCAATAACTGCAGCACTCAGCGCAGCACTCCCTAATTGTAAAGCCCCCATAACTCCAGAAGCTGCTCCAGCAGCTTGCGGATGTGATGAAATAGCCAACGCTGTCCCTAACGGTAATAAAAAACCATTACCAAAAGTAAGCACAGCAATAGATACAAAACTCGTCACAAGTGGCCATGGGCTTACATACATTTGCAAAGCAAATAACACCCCCCCTATAACAAAAATAATGTATCCCCGACATACAGTTTTTTCCATAGATTCCCGTTTGAACAACTTTCGCGCCACAAGATTTCCCCCAATATAGGGTAGAGAAACACCAATGTAGCTATAACCAATATATACAGGTGACAACCCCAAAGCTGTGAGTAAAAAAGGTGATTCTACAATATAAGCAAAATATGCCGCGTAAGAAAAACATGGAATAAGTGCATAAAAAATAAATTGTTTATTTCTGAAAACTCCTAAACACCCTTTAATAAATCCCATAGAAGAAAAACGCTGACGTTTTTGAGAAGGTAACGTTTCAGTTAGCACAAAATAACATAGCAGAATAGTCAAGAATATAAAAAAGCTTAAAAAGATAAAAGTAGCTTGCCAATTAAAAATTTGTACCAATAACCCTCCAACTAAAGGTGCAAGTGCCGGTGACATCCCAATAAAGGGAAAGACAATCAAGTAAAGTTTTCCTGCTGCTTTTTTATCCAATAAATCATTTATAATAGCACGGCTCAGAACAATCCCTGCACAAGCCCCAAGACCTTGTAAAAAACGTAATACAAGAAAAGCTTGAATATTAACAGTATAAATTACGCTAAGTGTGGTAAACAACCATAAAAACAAGCCAAATAGAAGTGTTTTTTTACGCCCAAAATTATCACTAAGTGGTCCATAAATAAGTTGTCCAATAGCCAATGCAAATAGAAAAATCGCTACAGCATTCTGAATCCGAGATTCAGTAACTTGGTAGTACTGGCGCATCTCTCCAAGCGCTGGAAGAAAAATGTCTGTAGAAATCAAACCTCCTGTTGATAAACACACGATAAGTATAAGAAACGGTAATGTATATTTATGATTCATAGGAGAAAAACACACTTTGTAATTAAATAAAAAATGAATATTATTCACTTATAATAAGTATATTATTATTTATATAACAAATATAATACCATTTTCTATTTATTAACAAAATATATAAATTCTTTATTATAAAAAATTTATATATTTAATTTTATTAACCTATTTATGATATTCAATTGTTTGTTTTGAAAAGCGCGCTATAAGCTGAACTTTTGGACAGAGATTTCAGCCACATACGACTTGATATGTAGTTTTGGTGAGAACAACATGTTTTGTTTTTGTATTCTCTGTTTATTTCCAGCCACCCCGTATCTAATTTGGAACATAATTGCTAAAGAAGCATTTTATCTCCAGCATCATTCAAGGAGATAAAAACATGGAAACCCGCATACCTGAAGAGACACCATTTGATACACACTTTCTAAGAGAGACCTCACAAGAAGAACAGTATTCACTTTTTTACAGCCCGATTTCATGGTCTGCAATTTTTGCCGGACTAGTGACAGCACTTGCTACTTCAATCTGCTTATCTTTTCTGGTTACAGCTTTAGGCTTAAGCCAAATTGATCTTTACTCTTCCTCGCCATTAGAAGGAAGCTTTTTATCTTTTGGTATAGGTTCACTTATTGTTATGGTCATCAGTCTTGCCCTAGGAGGCTTTATTTCTGGACGTTTTGCAGAATCTTCAGGCGCACTTCATGGTTTTTTAACTTGGGCTCTATTAACACTTCTCATGACCATCCAAGCCATCCATATAGTTTCAAGTGCAGCAAGTTTAAGTGCTAAGGCTGTTTCAGAAAACACTGCGCCAACACAACAAACTGCCGACAGCCTTAAAACAAATTTCGTTCCTCTTCTTTCAAAATTAAAGGGCGAAAGTTTTGAAAGTTTTTTGCATGATAAAAAAGACAATAAGGTCGATTTTGATGAATTGGGCAATGAATTACGCGCACTTCTCAAAAAAAGTGACATTCCTGCCCTAAATCCTGACCGCTTAAAGCAATCCTATCAGGAGGCTCTTAAAGATATTGAATCGACGATATCCGCTTTCAAAAATGATCCTACTCGCTATCGCACCTATTTAAAAGAACTCAGTGATCATCTTTCTGATCGTGCAGACGCCATTACAACAAAGTTTGATCGAAGCGATATCATCAACACTCTTATGAACAATGGTATGACGCGTGCCGATGCACAAACAACCGCCAACCGTGCGATCCATGTTTACCAGACGGCAGAGGAAAAAACGGAACAAGCTATTGAAGCTCTTGAGGAACAAGCTGACACCCTTTCTAAAAAGCTTGATGCTTCCCTAAAGGAAGCACGCCGCACTGCGGATAAAGCTACCAAAACAGCATCCAGCATTGGATGGTGGGGTTTTTTAGGAGGTCTCATTGGCGCCATAATTTCCAGTGTTTGTGGCTATTATGGCTACAGAAGCCGGAAGGAATCTTTCATGCTTTAAAAACTGTTTCTTCATAAAGCATAAAACAAATAAAAAAGCTGTACAACTGGTGCAGCTTTTTTTTTAAGTATCATGGAGTGCGAATGGAAGCATCAAGCTTTTTAGAAAGAGATAATGTGGTATGTACTAAAAATTTGATTGGGCGACTTGGTTGCGGGGGCAGGATTTGAACCTGCGGCCTTCAGGTTATGAGCCTGACGAGCTACCGGGCTGCTCCACCCCGCGTTACAAAGTATTAGAGTAAAATTTTTTAGTTTTCTACTTCTTATATACAGTATTCGGCCATCTAAATTATGTATATTCTATTTTAAATAATGAGAGGATAATTTATGCATTTAGCAGACCTGGCAGCGACTTACTCTCCCGTGCCTTAAGGCAAAGTACCATCAGCGCTGGAGCGTTTCACGGCCGAGTTCGGGATGGGATCGGGTGCGTTCACTCCGCCATAACCACCAAGTCAGCAAAATGCATAAGGATAACGAGAAGCTGTTAATTTCTGTATTTTTGTTTGAATGGATATAGGAAATGGGAACGATCAAGCCGATCGAACGATTAGTATCAGTAAGCTTCATGTGTTACCACACTTCCACACCTGACCTATCAACGTGGTAGTCTACCACGGTTCTCAGGGAATACTAGTTTTCAGGTGAGTTTCCCGCTTAGATGCCTTCAGCGGTTATCTCGTCCGTATATAGCTACCCTGCTATGCGGCTGGCGCCACAACAGGTCCACCAGAGATACGTCCATCCCGGTCCTCTCGTACTAGGGACAGGTCCTGTCAATATTCCAACACCCACGGCAGATAGGGACCGAACTGTCTCACGACGTTCTGAACCCAACTCACGTACCGCTTTAAATGGCGAACAGCCATACCCTTGGGACCTGCTCCAGCCCCAGGATGCGATGAGTCGACATCGAGGTGCCAAACAACCCCGTCGATATGGACTCTTGGGGGTCATCAGCCTGTTATCCCCGGCGTACCTTTTATCCGTTGAGCGATGGCCCTTCCACACGGAACCACCGGATCACTATGACCGTCTTTCGACTCTGCTCGACTTGTCAGTCTCACAGTCAGGCAGGCTTATGCCATTGCACTCAACAAACGATTTCCGACCGTTCTGAGCCTACCATCGCGCGCCTCCGTTACTCTTTAGGAGGCGACCGCCCCAGTCAAACTACCCACCATACACGGTCCCGAATCCGGCTAACGGACTGCGGTTAGACATCCATATCGGTAAGGGTGGTATTTCAAGGATGACTCCACAAAGGCTAGCGCCCCTGCTTCAAAGTCTACCACCTATCCTACACATACAGACACAAATGCCAGTGTAAAGCTATAGTAAAGGTGCACGGGGTCTTTCCGTCTAACCGCAGGAACCCCGCATCTTCACGGGGAGTTCAATTTCACTGAGTCTACGTT
This window encodes:
- a CDS encoding N-acetylmuramoyl-L-alanine amidase; this translates as MYQIDYNSYRSVKSFNRRVRFLVMHYTSINFKDSIIALTGSAVSAHYLVPDPSEKTYVEAGFKDMRIFNLVDENERAWHAGVSSWAGRSNLNDTSIGIEIVNLATGHTDSFKETYLEAGFKDKHDFNPVDKNESKRFGVHLLSENSDLNDKAVELGSVDLVTYNNDAFTFPPYNPIQIEAVKELALNVLQRYPDIMPTDVVGHSDIAIGRKSDPGAAFPWKELYKAGIGAWYDDELKDHYQKQFCKSLPEKADVLARLKRYGYDVLAASIESGYRDLIRAFQLHFRQENYDGVLDAETAAIIYALVDKYFPLN
- a CDS encoding isocitrate/isopropylmalate family dehydrogenase, whose translation is MQDYPEIEAKIHDVNAADLWIVTKSKCFNVIVAENMFYDILLDLAAGVMTY
- a CDS encoding alpha/beta fold hydrolase, which translates into the protein MSLNVVILSPVIPIWDHGVFCSSFTKLCVARGFQITILDTLSLFSINSNFYNNSAIAILPVITEKLERHFKEPSVLVGFSMGGMLVQILAARLPNVQAVLAVNAPGYPDKLLQRRLGYVLNFLKNKDLSGALETLNAFMNSNPRGVMKKRALLKIPDTQKSVAIERMSRGFKFLLGMDARNEIIKYTGKFLALVGEKSQLATIDNQTRSYCINHEYKIISGAGTRLWDDNPVMTNAIIDKWLSEL
- a CDS encoding multidrug effflux MFS transporter, with amino-acid sequence MNHKYTLPFLILIVCLSTGGLISTDIFLPALGEMRQYYQVTESRIQNAVAIFLFALAIGQLIYGPLSDNFGRKKTLLFGLFLWLFTTLSVIYTVNIQAFLVLRFLQGLGACAGIVLSRAIINDLLDKKAAGKLYLIVFPFIGMSPALAPLVGGLLVQIFNWQATFIFLSFFIFLTILLCYFVLTETLPSQKRQRFSSMGFIKGCLGVFRNKQFIFYALIPCFSYAAYFAYIVESPFLLTALGLSPVYIGYSYIGVSLPYIGGNLVARKLFKRESMEKTVCRGYIIFVIGGVLFALQMYVSPWPLVTSFVSIAVLTFGNGFLLPLGTALAISSHPQAAGAASGVMGALQLGSAALSAAVIGKMSEHNPQTMAALLASCCLLGFMIYICKAYDFMRLEMD
- a CDS encoding TIGR04086 family membrane protein, with product METRIPEETPFDTHFLRETSQEEQYSLFYSPISWSAIFAGLVTALATSICLSFLVTALGLSQIDLYSSSPLEGSFLSFGIGSLIVMVISLALGGFISGRFAESSGALHGFLTWALLTLLMTIQAIHIVSSAASLSAKAVSENTAPTQQTADSLKTNFVPLLSKLKGESFESFLHDKKDNKVDFDELGNELRALLKKSDIPALNPDRLKQSYQEALKDIESTISAFKNDPTRYRTYLKELSDHLSDRADAITTKFDRSDIINTLMNNGMTRADAQTTANRAIHVYQTAEEKTEQAIEALEEQADTLSKKLDASLKEARRTADKATKTASSIGWWGFLGGLIGAIISSVCGYYGYRSRKESFML